CAGCTTCAACCGTGCAGTCAGCGGGAAAGTGGAAATGTTTGCAACCGCATACCAACTCAGCAACGAAGAAACCCCATACATGGAACAAATCCTAAATGATAACCTGAGCACTTACACTCAGAAAGTTTCTGATTTACCCATAGAGGTTTTTGATTACCAGCAAGCAATAGATGAAAACAACATTTCATACATTGCAATTCGTGACCTTGGTGTTTTGCCAAAATTCTTCAAGGACCCCCTGTTTTCTCAGGTATTTATTAATAAAGCAGTTGCAATATTCTCAACAAATAGAGGTTAAGGGGAACTAAAAATCCTTAAAGTAACAATTCACGGTAGAGAAATCTCTCTGGAAACCATATTCATACTGGTTTTCTCCACTCTAACCTCTGTTTTCCTCTACGCCCTCATCTCAGCCAACAACGGCTTAGTTCTCGGCAACGACCCAGCAGTTCATCTCTCACGGGCAGAAATGTTTCTTGCCATGGGCCATATTCCCGTAGGTGAAGTTTTTTGGTATCCGCCTCTCTACCACGTTTGGCTCTCAACTTTCATATCCTTCACAGGCGCCGCAAGCATTGAACAGGCAATCTTTATGCTTAAATGCGTAACCGTTCTGGTTGATTGGCTTTTAATTTTTTCAGTTTACCTGCTCGCTGGAAGATTTTTTGGCAAAAAAAGCGGGGTTTTTGCTGCCGCGTTTATGATGATTATTCTGCCGTTTTATGACCTTAACTTTTGGGGTGCCTACACAAGCATTGCCAGCATTGCCCTTCTGGTTATGTTAATGTTTTATTTGTCATCTAACAAAAAAGACCCTGCGGCAACCTTGCTGATTTTCATGTTAACATTCTCTATGGTACTTACTCATCAGTTAACCACGTTTCTTGCTGTTCTCATTTTGGGACCTGTGGTTTTGGCTTCGTTTTTCCGTTCAAGAGGACGCTTCTCAAAAGTTTATCTTGCAGTCATTTTAGGCGGCGCTTTAGCATTCTTATTGTACTACTCACCAACAATTCTGCCTCATCTGGGTGACATTATCACTTATCACCTTGCAACAGAAGTCCGCTCAATGACCTACCAAATTCCCCTAGTGAGCCCCCAATCAATATACCTAAGCTACGGGTTCCTGATTGTTCTTGCAGCCTTGGGCATGGTTGCTGCCTTCTACAAAGCCCGAAAAATCAAGAACCTAACCGTTTTTGCACTTATAGCCCTAGGCTTTTTTGTGCCATTTTTGCTGTCCCAAACCTACCTTATCGGCTTATTTTTGCCGTTCGAACGTTTCCTCAACTATATCGTTCCATTCACAGCAATCTTTGCAGGCATAGCCTGCGCTTTCATATTTGAATGGTACTTCTCAACCTACCAAAAACATCCCAACCGCAAACGCCTAATACAGACACTCACTGTTATCTTAATAGTCTTAGTGGCAGCTGTTGCAGTGACACGATTTGAAACTGTGGGCGTTCGCATCCATGACGGTATCTACTACTACTCATTAACCGACAACACTGCCTACGATGCCGCAGTCTGGCTACGCGAACACTACCCCGGCACATCCACAGTTGTTGTCTCCGAAAAACCAGGTGAATGGTTCGGGTTATACTCAGGTAAGATGATTATTGCTGCTCAAGACCCTATTGTTCAACGAAATCTGGCGGCGGAGTGTGTGCTGGATTTGGCTGACGAGGTTGAGACGCCTATAACTTTGCTTAGGGTTTATGATGCTAGAGGCAGTATTTCTGATGAATTGCAAATTAATGTTGATGGTGTCTGGCAGAGAATGTTTGTCTTTGACAAAACTGGTACCTCAATTTACTTTAACCAAAACGGGCAATCATACCACTATTCCCTTTCCGAATTAACCCGCCAATTCACTTTAGATACCCAAAATAACACTGCTCAAATAAACACCACATACTCCAACCAACAAATAGCCATAACCCAGAAAATCCAAGTTTCAAACGACAAGTACCCAATTAACTACGACTGGTCAATAACGCCGCTACAAGACCAAATAACCAATGTAACTTTCCGCATGACCCTTTCCTTGTCCTTCGATGGCACAAAAGCCTATGTTCCAGGTGTCTTAAACTGGGAAAGCCCCTGGAAATACGCGCAGAACACAACAAAAGTAGCCTGGACCGTTGTTAATTTTACAAGTGCAGATGTCAGCGATAACTTCTTTGGAGTTTTTGACGAGAAAAATCAGGCTGCCTTTGCCCTAAAACTTGGGCAGCTTCCAAGCTGGGGAAACATTGGTGCCGTGGCAACTGGATGGGTGGATAATCTTCGTCTGGAGTTCCCTGTTGCGGATATTGCTTTGGGGCAAAATCAATCTTTAACTTATCAGATTGAAACTTTCACCAAAACCAGCTACCCTGACATGCCACCGTTAGACCAGATGAAAACAGTATTTGATGTGCAAGCCAGCTACACCATTTATTCACGAAGCTTTATGGACTACATTAAAGACCAAAATATCGGCTTTATAGTCTACGATAAACCCAGCTTTTACCCGCAACTAACAGAGTCAAACATTCTAAATGTGGTCTACGAAAACAACAATTACGTAATCTGCAAAATCAAAACCTTGCCCTAACGCCCATTTGCTTAGCCCTTCTTAGAAAAAAGAGCATCAATGAACGGTGCCGAAGACTGGTGGGTCTGCATGCTAATTTGGCTCTTTTTCCACCTGCCCGATTTGTTGTAGGCTGTCTGGATTGCTTGAAGAAAGATTTTCCCATCTTCTGTGAGCTGGTATTTGCCGTGTTCAGGCTTCTTGATGAGTTCCTGCTCAATCAGAATTGCCAGATGGTTTGATAATGCGGTTTTTTTGAGTTGAGTTTCGTGTTTTAAGGCATCAAAAGATTTTGGTCCGGTTTGCAGGGTTATTAGGATTTGAAGTCTTTTCTCATTGCCTATTGCTTTTGCTATGTTTAGGATGTCAACAAAAGATTGTCCCGTAGGGTCAGTTGATGTTTTTTCGGTCATTGTTGTTTCTCCTTTACGGGTATGTACCAGTCAATTTCGGATTCACTGTCATCTACACTTTTGAATCTGCGGTAGTCATAGGCTTCAATAACGTAGGGGTATGCTTGAATATAGCCGTGTTTGGGCATCCACTCATTAAAAATTGTGGCGCCTTCATCTTTGTTGGACATTTTGGTGGTGAACTGCAGGTAGTGTGTTTCGGGAAGTATTTTTATGACCGTTTCTAAGGGGACTTCTTTGATTTCGTTGATTTCCATGCCTACAAATACGTAGTAGTTTTGGGTGGTTTTGTATTCTTCGGGTTCGATGTGGACTTCGTAGCCTATGGGGGTTGGGCATATTTTTGAGAGAAGCGTTTGGTATTTTGTGGATAGAGTCATGAATTGTTGCCAGAGTTTGCCGATTTCGTTTTGGGTGCTCCATTCTTTGGCTGTGTGAAAGGGGTTGCCGTAGTAGGTGCATCCTATTAGTTGTAGCTTTTTTTTGGGTGTGATTGTAGGCTCCATAGTTATTCACTTTTTTTAGGAACATAGTTCTATGTTTCTAGGAATATTTAAATCTGCCCCAACAACAAATAAACACGTGAACAACCATGACAAAACCCAACCAACAATTCACCCTCACACCAATCGGCAAGGTAACCACAGCCGAAGATGGCTTTAACATAGAAATCTATGAACCCTGCCACCCCGCCCTAAAACAACTAAACCAATTCAGCCACGTCATCGTCATCTGGTGGGCAAACCAACACGACAACAAAGAAAGCCGCAACATCACCCAAACAACCCCACCATACGCAAACAAATTAACCGGTGTTTTTGCATGCAGAGCTGAATACCGCCCCAACCCCATTGCCATAACAACATGCGCCATCCTAGACGTAGACGAACAAAAAGGCATCGTCAAAGTTCCCTGGATAGATGCATACGACGGTACCCCAGTCTTGGACTTGAAAGCGTACTTCCCCGTATCTGACCGCGTAAAAGACCCCCACATCCCAAAATGGCTCGCCAACTGGCCCCAATGGATACCCGATAGCGATTTTGACCCAGAAGCACTCACAGAGGAATCAGCACAAGAGAGCGGTAAATTGCCCACTTCGGGACGTATTGGCAGGTTAGCCGAAACTATAGCTGAGCAAACAAGCATCCAGACTGCCCAAGAGGTTTTTGAGGCATGGAACCAGCAGAAAATAGGCAAATCAAAAGACCCCGAAAAAATCCAAAACCTGATGGTCGCGCTTGAACAGAAAGTAGGCAAAGAAAAAGCAATAGAAATTATGCATGAATGCGGCAGGAAATGTTATGATTCAATTGCGTATCTGCAAAAATCCGCCGAGGAACTAAAAAACAAACACCCAGCATCTCTGCAAGAGCATGTGAAAAACCTAAACAAAAAGTTCGCAAGCACCTCAAAAATTGAATTAACCAGCGATAATACCCTAATTTATCAACAACTCAAATGCTACTGCATGGTAAAAAACCCTGAAAAACCCCTTGACAACAAAAACTACTGCCAATGCGGAGTAGGATGCAGACAGAAATTTTTTGAAGCAATCTTTGAAAAACCTGTCAAGGTTGAACTTTTAGAGTCAATTGCAACTGGCGGTGAAAGCTGCAAGTTTTTAATTAAACCCTAAATCACTATTTCTTTTTTAGTATCCTAAAAATAAAATAAAGAAAAGAGGTTATGCCGCTGGCTTATGGGTTTGCCTGCATCTTCTCAAGATACTTGGGGTCCTCACGGAGGACTTTGGGGATGTAATTGCAGGCTGGGTCTGACTCAAACAAGTCACCTGTGTAGTATTCAGCGCGTGTTCTGCATCCACCGCAGATTTCGCGGTACTCACAAACGCCACATTTGCCTTTGATGTTGCTTTTGTCGCGTAGTTTCATGTGTAGTGGGCTTTGCTGGAGGTCTTCCCATGCTTGGCTTAAGTGTTTATTTTTTACGTTGCCAATGCGGTAACCTTCGTGGAATCCACAGCTTCGGTAGTCACCGTTCTCGGTGATGCCGATGTAGTTGCCGCCGATAGTGCATCTACCAAGGTAGCCTTCATTGTACCAGTCCCAGAAGTCAACTGGGTTTTTCTGGCGGACAATGCGTGCGTAGAAAGGTGAGTAAACGTTGACTTTGACTTTGCCGTAAAGTTTACGTTGAATATCATAAATTTCGTTGAATGCTGTTTCGTACTGGTCAGGCGTAGGCGCTAAGTCTGGCATGTTGCTGCCTGCTCTGCCAACTGGGACAAGGTTGTGGTAAACCATCATTCGAGCGTTGTATTTTTCTGCGAGGTATGCAGGGTGCGCCATGTGTTCAATGTTGTATTTTGTCATGGTTGTGACAATACAGTCCAGTAATCCTACCTTGCCAAGCTTATCCATAGCGCTTACAGCTTTAGCATAACTGCCTTTACGTCGGATAATTTCGTTTGATTCCTCATTGCCATCAATGCTGACGGCTGTGTGGACTTCATACTTTTGAAGATTTTCATATCTCTTTTCATCCCACGCAAAACCGCTTGTTATGAGGCTAACTTCCATGCCGTGTTCTTCCCGAGCATATTTGATGATTTCAAAAATGTCTGGGCGGACCAGTGGTTCTCCTCCACTGATTCCAAACCAATGTGAGCCAAAATTGTGGATTTCATCAACCATCTTTTTTGCTTCTTCAGTACTTAATTCCTGATCCTTGGCGTACTCTTTAGTATAACTGCAATACATGCAGTTTCCAACACAATTTCTTGTGCAGCGCCAAACCACCATGAATAATGGTGCTCTTTTCCCGCTCATATATCTCAACAGACAGTGAATAGACAAGCTTAGTGATATAAGATTTACGATAAAAAATCCTATATTTGATTTTAAGTCAAAAGAAGTGACTATTAGAAGTTTTAATGCTTGAAAGCTTGCTTTTTAGCTTGGGGCACCTCTAATTATGTTTTGTTTTAACTTACGGACTATTGCGTAGCTTCATTTTAGAAAGTCTTATTAACTTATCAATGCCAATTTGCTTAGCATTCAATCAAGGAGAAATTGAAATCATGTCTCAAACAAAAGAATACTCAATTATGACTAAAGATAGACTAATGACCTACACTTTCATTGCACTATTAGCAGTAACAATCGTATCAGCAATTATCTGGTGGCCAGTTACGCCACAAAGTCCTATGTTCGAAACAGTCGCTCCAATAAACTTAGGACTTACCCTCATTTTATGCGCATTAATCTCTGTTGGTGTCGCTGTAGGAATTGACGTTCTCTTTGCTAAACTTGTATCAGACAGCCAATTGAACATCATGTCTGCTGCAGTTTTCGGTTTAATAGTCACTGACTCTTACACTTTAGGCTTACCTTTAATGGCAACCGAAGCAGGACTTCCAGTTGATGCACCAGGAGCACTAATT
This is a stretch of genomic DNA from Candidatus Bathyarchaeota archaeon. It encodes these proteins:
- a CDS encoding winged helix-turn-helix domain-containing protein encodes the protein MTEKTSTDPTGQSFVDILNIAKAIGNEKRLQILITLQTGPKSFDALKHETQLKKTALSNHLAILIEQELIKKPEHGKYQLTEDGKIFLQAIQTAYNKSGRWKKSQISMQTHQSSAPFIDALFSKKG
- a CDS encoding GyrI-like domain-containing protein, which codes for MEPTITPKKKLQLIGCTYYGNPFHTAKEWSTQNEIGKLWQQFMTLSTKYQTLLSKICPTPIGYEVHIEPEEYKTTQNYYVFVGMEINEIKEVPLETVIKILPETHYLQFTTKMSNKDEGATIFNEWMPKHGYIQAYPYVIEAYDYRRFKSVDDSESEIDWYIPVKEKQQ
- a CDS encoding TrmO family methyltransferase → MTKPNQQFTLTPIGKVTTAEDGFNIEIYEPCHPALKQLNQFSHVIVIWWANQHDNKESRNITQTTPPYANKLTGVFACRAEYRPNPIAITTCAILDVDEQKGIVKVPWIDAYDGTPVLDLKAYFPVSDRVKDPHIPKWLANWPQWIPDSDFDPEALTEESAQESGKLPTSGRIGRLAETIAEQTSIQTAQEVFEAWNQQKIGKSKDPEKIQNLMVALEQKVGKEKAIEIMHECGRKCYDSIAYLQKSAEELKNKHPASLQEHVKNLNKKFASTSKIELTSDNTLIYQQLKCYCMVKNPEKPLDNKNYCQCGVGCRQKFFEAIFEKPVKVELLESIATGGESCKFLIKP
- a CDS encoding radical SAM protein, which encodes MSGKRAPLFMVVWRCTRNCVGNCMYCSYTKEYAKDQELSTEEAKKMVDEIHNFGSHWFGISGGEPLVRPDIFEIIKYAREEHGMEVSLITSGFAWDEKRYENLQKYEVHTAVSIDGNEESNEIIRRKGSYAKAVSAMDKLGKVGLLDCIVTTMTKYNIEHMAHPAYLAEKYNARMMVYHNLVPVGRAGSNMPDLAPTPDQYETAFNEIYDIQRKLYGKVKVNVYSPFYARIVRQKNPVDFWDWYNEGYLGRCTIGGNYIGITENGDYRSCGFHEGYRIGNVKNKHLSQAWEDLQQSPLHMKLRDKSNIKGKCGVCEYREICGGCRTRAEYYTGDLFESDPACNYIPKVLREDPKYLEKMQANP